The Brachypodium distachyon strain Bd21 chromosome 4, Brachypodium_distachyon_v3.0, whole genome shotgun sequence nucleotide sequence CAATTTCTCCTTATAACTGGTTATTTATACAGGATTATAGTATTAAGTAGTAACAGATGGCAGTGTAGTGACCTCCTCCACCCCATATATATGCTTCAAGATATTGAAATGAACTCTTAAAACTTGCAGCCCATTTTTTTATGCTTAAATGTACAAAAGTCAATATATATGCCCTAAATGGACTCCTGGTTTTTTTTGTCCAACATTAACCAATTGAGAGTTGCATATATTGCCATATCGATGTTTTTCTCATTATAAGCATATTGATAACATATTTTCTAACAGTGTTGCTGGACTTCATTTTTCAGATCAAGATTCAGTACGTTTATTAGCTGTTGAAGGCTGTGCTGCTCTTGGAAAATTGTTGGAACCCCAAGATTGTGTAGGACATATCCTTCCAGTCATTGTCAGTTTCTCCCAGGTACGATACCTCCATCTCTATAAGTGTTATAGGTTAATGGGATATAATTTTGTGAATGTTAGAGGTTCGTGGTTACTTAGAATTGCTTCTTGAACTCCTTTACCAGGATAAATCTTGGCGTGTTCGTTATATGGTTGCCAATCAATTGTATGAGCTCTGCGAGGCTGTTGGCCCTGAGCCTACTAGGTTAGTACTCTTTAAACAATTGCAGCATACTTGTCTTTCATATCTGTAAAGGGTACTTAGACATACATGGGGCAGAGTCTTATGTCTATGTCAATACATATATTTGACATGATTGATTCATACTTCTTCATATATTTGGTGACAGAACGGACCTGGTGCCTGCATATGTCCGCCTTCTTCGTGATAATGAGGCTGAAGTGCGGATAGCAGCTGCCGGAAAAGTTACTAAGTTCTGTAGGATATTAAGTCCGCAGCTTGCAATTCAGCACATTCTTCCATGTGTCAAGGTGGGGAGGGCAGAGCAGTTATTGAACATCATTTGTGTTTTGCTGCTGTTATCGCCAACAGGTTAACTCTTGCTTATTCCATCTGCAGGAACTATCATCGGATTCGTCTCAGCATGTTCGCTCAGCTTTGGCTTCAGTCATTATGGGAATGGCCCCTGTTTTGGGGAAGGTACGAGCAATGATGCAACCATATTTTTCATGAATTACTTTCAGTGTTGAAACATGTTTACAGAAACAAGTTAATTTTCTTTACACTCTAGTGAATATATGTGGTGGGTTTCAGCAGCTTTAGTCCTATGATTTTTTCACAACATACCATAAATATTTGTGTTCATTATCTTAATTTATACTAAAACATCAGTGGGACTTGATGCTTAATAACTTAAAATTTTCTACTAGACTCATCATGTCATCTTGAACAATGTAGAGGGTGGGGTTCCTGTGagatttggattttttttttgtgttccATATGAAGTTGTCCATTTACCAGTTGCTGTAGATATTTTGAGATGATGATATGTTGGACCCAGCATGCAACTGTTTTTCCTTCAATTTGCACTTCTCGCTACAAATCCATTTTATTGTTTCATATAGCTGTGTGATACCGATACTGCAATTATCTGTTGACATTAGCTTCTGGCCTTATTGCAATTTCTATAAGCAGTTAAGTTCAATTGAAAACCTGATGAGCTTGACTTGTTGCTTTCTACAGGATGCTACCATTGAACAACTTCTtcctatttttctttctttgctgAAGGATGAATTTCCTGATGTTCGACTCAACATAATTAGTAAACTCGATCAAGTCAATCAGGTCAGTGCtagtttttgttgttttgttttgccttCTCTCCCAGTTACTTGATCAAGTAAACTAACCAGCAGTGTAAGTTGGTTGGATTTTACCACTTTCCTTTTCCACAAATACGAGGGCTCTGTCCAAGAAATTAACTACCAATTAAGTGGGATTAGTCTGTGTTGTTCCACTTGCCCTAGGCCTTTACCTTTACTACTACTGGTCTAAACACTTCAGAATGGAACAAATACGCCCTCCGTTCCTGAATACATGTCATTCAGGCattcgattttttttcttagataCATATCATTCTACCTTCTCGAGATAATTTTACACCGATTTCCCCCTTGAATGTCCCTACCTTTGGCTATTCTGATGCCACTTATTAATATGGACTGAAGTAACACACAACCTTTAAAGGTATTTAGTGGCATATAATACTATTACAGTCTTTTTAGCTGCCTCTTGATTGATTTGTATTTTCTAAAACACCATGCATTCAGAAGTGTAAGAATAACAACTATCCCCATCCTTTAAGTTGGTTTCTCCTAGCGACTGACCCTATTACGATGTTTCAGGTCATTGGAATTGATTTGCTGTCTCAATCTCTATTGCCGGCCATTGTAGAACTTGCAGAGGATAGGCATTGGAGAGTGCGCCTTGCAATAATTGAGTACATCCCTCTGCTGGCCAGTCAGTTAGGTGTTGGGTTTTTTGATGACAAGCTGGGGGCACTTTGTATGCAATGGTTGGAAGATAAGGTATGTGCAATTATTATGAGATCCAAGTTCTTTGGTGGGAAATCAGTATTTGGCCATATCATCTCAAACATCCTATTCCGGCCATGAAGTTCAGATAGGAACTGGATAATAAGCAGCTCCCATGTACATATTTTTCCCATTTACCAGGAATACAATGAACCTAATATTCAGTTTTGGTGAAAGCTCGATACATGTCATTCCTTGCTTCACATTTGTGCCCTATGCTTTAGTTGGCTTGCGTATTCTCTCTGGTTAAGGTTGATACTGTAATAAAGAAAAGGCTGCCACTATTATTCTCAAATAGCAGTATGCCTAGTTTATAGGCACTTAATATTTTATTGAGCAACTGTAATACCAGTTGTTGCTCAAAATGAAATAAGTCTATTTTACCCCCCTGAACTTATCGCGAAGTCCAAAAAACACCCTGAACTCTAAAACCGGGCATTTTAGTCCCCTGAACTTCCAAAACCGGTCACCCAAGCCCCCTCTGCCATGTATCTGGCTGTTTTGCTGTGTTGAAGGTGGGTTTGACCTGTCGACTGCCACGCTGGCAAGTCGTCCATGTATCCCCTCCCCGAGCCTGACTCCTCTCTTGCTCTTAGCatgcgggcggcgccggcaccggcggccagCGGAGATGCCGTCGTCCAAGCTGACCATGTGCTCCCTTCCTCTGGCGGCTGCTTCCAGGACTTCCCCTTTTCGCAGACCGgacctcgctcctcctccaccacacgcctgcctcctcctcccacgcagtcgtctcctcctcgctctaCATCCCTGCAGCTCTgcgcaggcggaggagcaggtgCCAACCCCGCTCGCGTCCGCGGCCATCAGGGCGGGCGCCACGGCGAGGGCCTTCACCTACACGGGCTGTTCCTGATCGATGTCGTCAAGACCCGCCTCTAGGCCGGTGCCGCCTCCAGCGGCTCGTGGCAGATCTTCCTCGAGAGGGGGAGCAGAGGGCGAGCGAGAGGGAGGAGCAGAGGGGGCTGCGCGAAAGGCAGTAGCTGTGGCGGCgccagaggaggagcagagcgGCACGCGAGAGGGAGGCGCAGAGGGGGGCGCGCGTGAGAGAAGGGGAGGGTGGCtcaggagagagaagaggaaggagaggaagaagatgctgGGTCAAATGGGTCAAAACCACCTTCAACACAGCAAAACAGCCTCAAACAGGCAGAGGGGGGTTGGGTGCATGGTTTTGAAAGTTCAAGGGGGTTAAATACCCGGTCTCAGAGTTTAGGGTGTTTTTTGGACTTTGCGATAAGTTcaggggggtaaaatggacttatttcGCTCAAAATTGATGTAGGAGCTGCAttattttcacaaaaaaacTTATTCCACAGTTCTAATGAAATTTCACTGCTATTATTGTATTGGTTAACCAGAGTATGGATTTCAGGTTTTCTCTATAAGAGAAGCTGCTGCAAACAACTTGAAGCGCCTGGCGGAGGAGTTTGGTCCAGATTGGGCAATGCAGTATATAATCCCTCAGGTTCTTTATCTACTATATAAATATAAACACTAAAGACATTATTTTGCATCTACTAAAGCCAGTGAAAATGACAGTTTATCAGTGGACAATGATGGTTTCTGGTAATTGGCAATGCAGTCAGGATAGTTTGAATCATTGCCTATTGATTTATACTAATAATACTTGCATTAGACATGTCGTGTTTCAGACCCTGGATAGAAAATGTGTAGGTGAAGAAATACACATTATCATTTGAGTAAATTGAACCCATAATCCTTGAACATGTTTGGTCCGGTTAACTAGGTAGTAACAATGCATAAAATTTTTATCTACCAAAACCTGTAtcactagttttttttttttttttttttttttttttttacctttttaGTCCAAAACATCCCAGTGTGGCACAATCTATCCACTTGACATTAATGTGGCAAGAGGCAACAAGCCATAGAAAAAGGTCTCCTTGTATGTCCATCTCTAGTCCTGCTTGCCTGAGCTCACTACCTTCACCTATTGCAGTTGCTTGCTTGCCTGCCATCCCGTCCTCCACCTCAGGGTCAGGGGGCTGCTTGCACACAACTGGCTGGTCCGCCTCCATGGCTCCACTTCGACTTCCTGCTACTGACTGCTCGAGCCTGATTAGGCATGCTCCAACTTGTGCCGGCACACCTTGACATTGGATCCAAGAACTCCCAAGACTGAAGCCAAGCCTGAGCCCACACAATGGATTTGCCCAACCCACTTTTGCAGTTTTATCCTTTGGCACATCGAAGTGGAGAAATTCTTTTCTATTAAATAGATCTCTTAGGCTGAGCACTCAATTTCCAGCCGCTATGTCCACTTCGATGTGCCAGCAGCTATCTTGAGCTTAGAGTACCAGACCATGCTATCATGAGCTTAGAGTACCAGACCATGCTCTTCTCCTAGAGAACAAAGCTATCAACCTCGGCATGACACTAGATTGGTATATGGTGCTTTCAGCAGTATCATGTACCCCGCAAGCTCGAAAGGGGGATGCCGTAGTGGGTGTCTTTTAGTTGCTGGAAGGTGGTCTTGCGTAGCAGCACTGTGAGAGGGCACATGACCTTTCAGATGCTGCTGCAGGTGGTCTTGGTTGAACATTGGTGATGTTGGAGATGGGATCAACGTACCAATGTTGACTAGGCTTGTGTTCAGCCACTCTAGGAGTCCACTGTTGGGTTGGGTGCGGCAGCGATTGGTGATATTAGGAGATATATTACACCGACTATGGGCCCAAtcataaaaaaacaattttactACATTGCAATGAAGTGGGCATGTTGTGCCATGTTGTGCCGCGTGGCAGCGTTTTGCACTTAAGCTATGTTGGTTCATACTAGCTTGCTGTGGATGTACAATTCCTGAAGTTAACTTGCACATGATATGACTTACTGAAGGTACATATTGAAACAAATTACCATAGCTATGTTGGTTGAATTTCTTTGGTAGAATTTAGTGGTGTGGTAGTATGTACAATATCTCTTGTGATGTCATGttaatttctattttttttaagtggAAAAGGCTGGCTTCATTAACGAGTAACAATGTTAAGAGGTACAAGTTATATTTTCTAGGTGCTGGAGAAGATAAACAACCCACATTATCTGTATCGCATGACCATCCTGCAAGCTATCTCATTGCTAGCCCCTGTCATGGGTGCAGAAATAACATGCCAAAAGCTGCTCCCAATCGTCATAAATTCCTCAAAGGACAGGTGAGTGACATAACTTATCACTGAAACTTATCTCTTCAGGAGATCTCTTGATGTATTTCTTAATTTTAGAGTGCCGAACATCAAGTTCAATGTTGCAAAGGTTCTGCAGTCGCTTGTACCAATCATTGATCAATCTGTGAGTTCTTCAGTTCTTTCTGTGTAC carries:
- the LOC100846752 gene encoding serine/threonine-protein phosphatase 2A 65 kDa regulatory subunit A beta isoform isoform X2 — protein: MAMVDEPLYPIAVLIDELKNEDIQLRLNSIRRLSTIARALGEERTRKELIPFLSENNDDEDEVLLAMAEELGVFIPYVGGVEHAHVLLPPLETLSTVEETCVRDKAVESLCRIGAQMKENDIVDFFIQVVKRLASGEWFTARVSSCGLFHIAYPSATDPLKAELRTIYGQLCQDDMPMVRRAAASNLGKFAATVEQSHLKTEIMSIFDDLTQDDQDSVRLLAVEGCAALGKLLEPQDCVGHILPVIVSFSQDKSWRVRYMVANQLYELCEAVGPEPTRTDLVPAYVRLLRDNEAEVRIAAAGKVTKFCRILSPQLAIQHILPCVKELSSDSSQHVRSALASVIMGMAPVLGKDATIEQLLPIFLSLLKDEFPDVRLNIISKLDQVNQVIGIDLLSQSLLPAIVELAEDRHWRVRLAIIEYIPLLASQLGVGFFDDKLGALCMQWLEDKVFSIREAAANNLKRLAEEFGPDWAMQYIIPQVLEKINNPHYLYRMTILQAISLLAPVMGAEITCQKLLPIVINSSKDRVPNIKFNVAKVLQSLVPIIDQSTVKPCLVELSEDPDVDVRYYANQALQACDQIMMSS
- the LOC100846752 gene encoding serine/threonine-protein phosphatase 2A 65 kDa regulatory subunit A beta isoform isoform X1, with product MAMVDEPLYPIAVLIDELKNEDIQLRLNSIRRLSTIARALGEERTRKELIPFLSENNDDEDEVLLAMAEELGVFIPYVGGVEHAHVLLPPLETLSTVEETCVRDKAVESLCRIGAQMKENDIVDFFIQVVKRLASGEWFTARVSSCGLFHIAYPSATDPLKAELRTIYGQLCQDDMPMVRRAAASNLGKFAATVEQSHLKTEIMSIFDDLTQDDQDSVRLLAVEGCAALGKLLEPQDCVGHILPVIVSFSQDKSWRVRYMVANQLYELCEAVGPEPTRTDLVPAYVRLLRDNEAEVRIAAAGKVTKFCRILSPQLAIQHILPCVKELSSDSSQHVRSALASVIMGMAPVLGKDATIEQLLPIFLSLLKDEFPDVRLNIISKLDQVNQVIGIDLLSQSLLPAIVELAEDRHWRVRLAIIEYIPLLASQLGVGFFDDKLGALCMQWLEDKVFSIREAAANNLKRLAEEFGPDWAMQYIIPQVLEKINNPHYLYRMTILQAISLLAPVMGAEITCQKLLPIVINSSKDRVPNIKFNVAKVLQSLVPIIDQSVAEKTVKPCLVELSEDPDVDVRYYANQALQACDQIMMSS